GACGACCTCCGCGATCCGCAAGAGCACCTCGTTGGCTCGGACGAGGATCGCGCTCATCAGCACGTCCTTGACCCTGAAGGGATGGGTCTTCTGTAACTCTTCCTCGTGGCACCGGGTGCGCTTTATCTTCTCGACAAGCCAGATATACCGCTGATACTCACCGTCCGTCGGTCGCTCCGAAACATCCTCGACGTGCGAGAGATCCCGCCGCCTGAAACCGGGCATCTCCCCGACCTCGATCGCATCCATTGCGGCGTCCCAGCGCGGCGAGTTGTCCGTCCCGCTCTCCCAGGGGTGGTAGATCGTCACCAACCCGCTCCCCTGCGGGTCACGCTCGGTGAGCAGGTACCGGTGCCAGGCCAGCAGCTTCGGATACAACTCCGCAAGAAAGGAGTCCACCTCGCCGATCTCCGCCCCGTCCCCTCGCTCAAGGGCGAGTTCCCGAATCCTCCATGCCCCGACGGCGTGTATCGGCGGCTGACAGAGCGCGCTCGTGTACGGTGGCGCCCCGGGGAAATCTCCGGTGTTCGTCCAGTGCTCCGGCCCCGGAAAATAGCTGTTCGGCGGGGCCTCGGGGTTGAAGACGATGTGCGGGACCTTGCCGCTGTCCCACTGCTTGTCAAAGAGCGTCCGAAGCTCGTTTATCGCCCGCCCGGAGTCCAGATGAGCCAGCCCGATCGAAATAAACCCCGAGTCCCAGCTCCACTGATGCGGATACAGGGCCGGGGCCGCTTTTGTCCAACCACCCATATCGTTCAGCCGGAGCACGGCAGCAGCCTGCTCCGGCAGGCTCCTGAAACCCTCCGTCTCGACCTTACGTTCCGCAGTCATGAAAACCCATGCTAACAGAACCCTGTGAGTCATACCGTTTTCCTGATATATCAAGCCGAACGCCGGAGCATCGTCTACGGGCGGAAAAGGTATTAAAATCGGCGTAGGGAAGTTTTAAGGATCGGGGATAAACCATGTACCAGAACCCCAGCGAGGCCGAGATATCCGACCTCTTGAAGTCGGCCCGCAGCATCGCCGTCGTAGGTCTCTCCGCAAACCCCGGACGTCCGAGCTTCGAGGTTGCCCGGGAACTGAGGGGGTTCGGGCTGAGGATCATCCCCGTCAACCCGCACCTGAGCTTACCCGTGTTGGGCGAGCGGTCTTACTCTTCGCTCCTGGAGGTAGAGGAACCCGTGGATATCGTAGACGTTTTCAGAAGGCCACAGTTCGCCGGGGACGTAGCCCGCGAAGCCGTCGAGGTCGGGGCCGGTGCGCTCTGGTTGCAGCTCGGGGTCATCAACCATCCCGCCGCCGAACACGCCGCAGCCAACGGCCTCAAAGCCGTGATGAACCGCTGCCTCGCCGTAGATTACCGGAGGTTTGTCCTGAGATAGACCTTCAGCATCTACCCGAACCTCTACTGGAAGGATAACCCTGCC
This sequence is a window from Rubrobacter indicoceani. Protein-coding genes within it:
- the ggh gene encoding glucosylglycerate hydrolase, which produces MTAERKVETEGFRSLPEQAAAVLRLNDMGGWTKAAPALYPHQWSWDSGFISIGLAHLDSGRAINELRTLFDKQWDSGKVPHIVFNPEAPPNSYFPGPEHWTNTGDFPGAPPYTSALCQPPIHAVGAWRIRELALERGDGAEIGEVDSFLAELYPKLLAWHRYLLTERDPQGSGLVTIYHPWESGTDNSPRWDAAMDAIEVGEMPGFRRRDLSHVEDVSERPTDGEYQRYIWLVEKIKRTRCHEEELQKTHPFRVKDVLMSAILVRANEVLLRIAEVVGAPQSERAEISRRAELGRAGLELCWDEEYGLYLDYDVVSEKPLRSRTVAGFGPLFAGGTDEGRVRRMLATMDSRHFLGDERLARPLPPSTSPSEARFHPRSYWRGPVWPVVSWLLWRSLLDLGEKSRADRILNESLEQISTGGFAEYFEPFTGGPLGSGDQSWTAAVVLDWCDHLRHTTFQPGSLRAGRRSES
- a CDS encoding CoA-binding protein, with the protein product MYQNPSEAEISDLLKSARSIAVVGLSANPGRPSFEVARELRGFGLRIIPVNPHLSLPVLGERSYSSLLEVEEPVDIVDVFRRPQFAGDVAREAVEVGAGALWLQLGVINHPAAEHAAANGLKAVMNRCLAVDYRRFVLR